The Nitrospirota bacterium genome has a segment encoding these proteins:
- a CDS encoding YncE family protein yields the protein MKMTPYFSYKRALIFFLLIGSISILTLSKLYSATPSVVTVSVGNEPRGGAYNPSTYKGVVSNHNSNTVTIINATNFSTTTVTVGSHPYGVAINNSTNKAYIANEQSDTVSVITLSNNAITATILVGSSPRGIAVNSSTNTAVVANSKSDTVSILNLSNNSVTATVAVGTDPEGVVINAANNSAYVTNYGSNTVSVINLTNNTISTTISVGSGPLGIDINTSTSRIMVANHFSNTVSVITPSTNTVTATINVGLAPYGVAINSTTSKAYITNEYSDSVSVINMGTN from the coding sequence ATGAAAATGACTCCGTATTTCTCTTATAAACGAGCGCTGATCTTTTTTCTCCTGATCGGGAGTATCAGTATCTTAACCCTCTCCAAGCTTTATTCTGCGACTCCATCAGTTGTTACCGTCTCAGTCGGTAATGAACCTCGCGGCGGCGCCTATAACCCCTCGACCTACAAAGGGGTAGTCTCAAACCACAACAGCAATACCGTGACCATTATCAACGCGACCAACTTTTCGACGACCACCGTTACGGTTGGTTCCCATCCTTACGGCGTCGCCATCAATAACAGTACCAACAAAGCCTACATCGCCAATGAACAGTCCGATACCGTCAGCGTCATTACCCTATCGAACAATGCTATTACCGCGACTATTCTGGTCGGAAGCAGTCCGAGAGGGATTGCCGTCAATTCATCGACCAATACGGCGGTCGTCGCCAACTCCAAATCAGACACGGTCTCGATCCTAAATCTCTCAAATAACAGCGTCACGGCGACTGTGGCTGTCGGAACCGATCCCGAAGGGGTGGTCATTAACGCGGCCAACAACAGCGCGTATGTTACAAACTACGGCTCCAACACTGTCTCGGTCATTAATTTAACCAATAATACCATTTCAACGACGATTTCCGTCGGATCAGGCCCATTGGGGATAGATATCAATACATCAACCTCCAGAATTATGGTCGCTAATCACTTTTCCAATACCGTCAGTGTGATCACACCCTCGACCAATACCGTTACGGCGACGATTAACGTCGGCTTGGCCCCTTACGGAGTTGCCATCAACTCCACTACTTCGAAAGCCTATATTACCAATGAATATTCCGACTCCGTATCAGTGATCAATATGGGGACCAAT
- a CDS encoding IPT/TIG domain-containing protein, which yields MKQSWLKRPITKLLLAGLFLFCSVVVPQADQANYFYDELGRLVGATDGQGNMAVYTYDTVGNLLSIQKYSSSASGIGIFLLLPSKGVIGTQVEIRGYGFDNLASNNQVSFNGTAATVISSTVNSIVTTVPANATTGLVTVTNLNGTSISPIPFTVLQLPVITGISPNPVAQGSTNYNTIITGFNLTNATSVSFNQAGITATILSEGTSTQLPINLKIASNVPVGSYPFSVTTSLGTGQSGTVMVIVKSPLPTTSTTFPLSVFMPSLQNTRPSGPGFTTTRALSVYLTPLVTQNLSGPDSVATFPLSVLNPPPATVLPSGSSTAVASPESVSMP from the coding sequence ATGAAACAAAGCTGGCTAAAAAGACCAATTACTAAACTACTCCTGGCAGGATTGTTTCTGTTTTGCAGCGTCGTGGTTCCGCAAGCAGACCAGGCCAACTATTTTTATGATGAATTGGGGAGACTGGTGGGCGCCACGGATGGTCAGGGGAACATGGCGGTTTATACTTATGATACCGTTGGAAATCTGCTCTCTATTCAGAAATACTCATCATCCGCTTCAGGCATAGGAATCTTTCTCCTTTTACCCTCAAAGGGAGTTATCGGCACACAGGTGGAAATCCGCGGATATGGGTTTGATAACCTTGCCTCAAACAATCAGGTCAGTTTTAACGGAACGGCAGCCACGGTGATTTCATCCACCGTAAATTCCATCGTTACCACGGTGCCCGCTAATGCGACAACAGGATTGGTAACGGTGACTAATTTAAATGGAACGTCTATTTCTCCAATACCTTTTACTGTTCTCCAGTTACCTGTGATTACCGGGATTAGTCCCAATCCTGTTGCCCAGGGGAGCACGAATTATAATACGATTATTACCGGTTTTAATCTCACCAATGCCACGTCAGTTTCATTTAATCAGGCCGGGATTACCGCGACGATTCTCTCCGAGGGAACATCAACCCAATTGCCGATTAACCTTAAAATAGCTTCAAATGTTCCGGTTGGGTCTTATCCCTTTTCCGTGACAACCTCTCTTGGTACAGGGCAAAGCGGAACGGTGATGGTAATTGTCAAAAGCCCGTTGCCCACAACCAGTACGACTTTTCCTTTAAGCGTATTTATGCCAAGTTTGCAAAATACCAGGCCGTCCGGCCCAGGATTTACAACGACACGGGCGTTAAGTGTCTATTTAACACCCTTGGTTACTCAAAATCTGTCGGGTCCTGATTCCGTGGCGACCTTTCCACTCAGTGTTTTAAACCCACCGCCAGCCACGGTTTTACCTTCAGGAAGCTCAACTGCTGTGGCGTCGCCGGAAAGTGTTTCAATGCCTTAA